The following proteins are co-located in the Candidatus Zixiibacteriota bacterium genome:
- the radA gene encoding DNA repair protein RadA yields the protein KECGEWNSLTEEKIIKSSGKRARASSDKPASLDEIKVDFAGGYKTGLAEFDRVLGGGLLPGSAVLLAGEPGIGKSTLILQAAEAYSENECNILYITGEESLGQLKKRAERLAVRGKNIGFINQNNLEDIISVITQNESHIVVIDSIQTVSSSLFESPPGTIGQIRESAGRLIEIAKKEGISLFLIGHVTKEGLVAGPKLLEHMVDAVIHFEGDSQHLYRLLRPSKNRYGSTFELGVFEMTPGGLREVDNPSSLFLSDFGAIQRSGAIVAASCEGNRPILVEIQALVASASYGTPQRVAGGIDNKRLSLLLAILEKRAGMPMGSNDVFVSIAGGLKLSEPAIDLAVVAAIVSSLRDIPLDSKLAVAGEIGLSGEVRPITMPEQRAMETAKLGFQRILLPEANRRGQISGEIEVIGVATLEQALEILL from the coding sequence CAAAGAGTGCGGCGAATGGAACAGCCTGACCGAAGAAAAAATCATTAAGTCCTCAGGCAAAAGGGCGCGCGCCTCTTCCGACAAGCCGGCCTCTCTCGATGAAATCAAAGTTGACTTTGCCGGGGGGTACAAAACCGGGCTGGCCGAGTTCGACCGGGTGCTGGGGGGAGGATTGCTTCCGGGAAGCGCCGTCCTTCTTGCCGGTGAACCGGGAATCGGCAAATCGACTTTAATTCTCCAAGCGGCAGAAGCTTATTCCGAGAACGAATGCAATATTTTATATATCACCGGCGAGGAATCGCTGGGACAGTTGAAAAAGCGGGCGGAGCGGCTTGCCGTGCGGGGAAAGAATATCGGTTTCATCAATCAGAATAATCTCGAAGATATCATTTCCGTCATCACTCAGAATGAATCCCACATTGTGGTGATAGATTCCATCCAGACCGTCTCCAGTTCTCTATTTGAATCCCCTCCGGGGACTATCGGGCAGATTCGCGAATCGGCCGGACGTCTGATTGAGATTGCGAAGAAGGAAGGGATTTCGCTCTTCTTAATCGGTCATGTCACCAAAGAGGGGCTGGTCGCCGGACCAAAACTTCTGGAGCATATGGTTGACGCTGTCATTCATTTTGAGGGAGACAGCCAGCATCTCTATCGACTGCTGCGACCTTCTAAAAACCGGTATGGCTCCACCTTTGAATTGGGGGTTTTTGAAATGACCCCCGGGGGGCTGCGTGAAGTGGACAACCCGTCATCTCTGTTCTTGTCCGATTTTGGGGCGATTCAGAGAAGCGGCGCCATCGTCGCGGCATCATGCGAAGGAAACCGCCCAATACTGGTCGAGATTCAGGCGCTGGTGGCGTCGGCATCGTACGGAACTCCCCAGCGTGTCGCCGGCGGCATTGATAATAAGCGACTGTCGCTCTTGCTGGCGATACTGGAAAAGCGCGCCGGTATGCCGATGGGCAGCAATGACGTTTTTGTCTCGATTGCCGGCGGTCTGAAACTGAGCGAGCCGGCAATAGATTTGGCGGTGGTAGCGGCAATTGTCTCTTCACTTCGCGATATTCCGCTTGATTCCAAACTTGCCGTGGCGGGGGAGATAGGCCTCTCCGGAGAAGTGCGTCCCATAACTATGCCGGAGCAACGGGCAATGGAAACCGCCAAACTCGGATTTCAGAGAATTCTTCTTCCGGAAGCCAATCGGCGCGGGCAGATTTCCGGAGAGATAGAGGTTATTGGCGTCGCCACCCTGGAGCAGGCGCTCGAAATATTGTTGTAA
- a CDS encoding flavin reductase family protein — MGKIELKPQTILLPLPAALVSCQADGYHANIITISWIGIVNSEPPMLSISIQPKRFSHAIVKKAGEFVVNVTSEDNLREVDFCGNRSGREHDKFKETGLTAIPARKVKAPLIAECPLNLECVTRQSLILGTHEMFIAEIVAVHIDEDKLTSDGRLDIDKIKPLAYCPGAREYRGGYTKMMGKYGQLAGKK; from the coding sequence ATGGGGAAGATAGAACTTAAACCACAAACGATTCTACTGCCGCTTCCGGCGGCGCTGGTGTCCTGTCAGGCGGACGGCTACCATGCCAATATTATCACTATCTCCTGGATAGGGATTGTCAATTCCGAGCCGCCGATGCTGTCGATTTCAATTCAGCCCAAACGATTTTCCCATGCCATTGTGAAAAAAGCGGGGGAGTTTGTGGTCAATGTGACCTCCGAGGATAATCTTCGCGAGGTCGACTTCTGCGGTAACCGTTCAGGCCGTGAGCACGATAAATTTAAAGAGACGGGTCTGACCGCAATTCCGGCCCGAAAAGTCAAAGCGCCGCTCATCGCCGAATGCCCTCTCAATCTGGAATGCGTCACCCGCCAGAGCCTGATATTGGGGACGCATGAGATGTTCATAGCCGAAATCGTGGCGGTGCACATTGATGAAGACAAATTGACCTCTGATGGCCGCCTCGATATAGATAAAATAAAACCGCTCGCTTATTGCCCGGGAGCGCGCGAATATCGCGGAGGGTACACGAAAATGATGGGCAAGTACGGACAGCTCGCGGGCAAGAAATAA
- the tgt gene encoding tRNA guanosine(34) transglycosylase Tgt, whose translation MSSHPFSFEITARDHSARRGKAVTTHGEFNTPAFMPVGTSGAVKALTSDDLEECRAEIILGNTYHLYLRPGEKLIQQIGGLARFNSWNRPTLTDSGGYQIFSLQELSIIDDDGVTFRSHLDGSEHRFTPEKVIDIQMALGADIMMSFDQCVPYPTDIRTAESGVHRTYSWAKRGLCRYLELCNLVEVKSSLFGIVQGSVYESLRKLSAEQIVSLDFPGYAIGGLAVGESKEEREEMLPLTIEYLPGDKPRYLMGVGYPEDILTAVSYGIDMFDCVLPTRNARTGMVFTSEGPLVFRNADCADDERPLDPNCDCKVCRRYSRAYIRHLYNQREITALILASYHSTYFYQKLMRDIRASIENGSFSAFSSRFLDRYLRGENISQGNS comes from the coding sequence ATGTCATCGCATCCCTTTTCATTTGAGATAACCGCCCGCGACCATTCTGCCCGGCGGGGAAAAGCGGTCACGACTCATGGAGAATTCAACACTCCGGCATTTATGCCGGTTGGCACTTCCGGCGCCGTCAAAGCCCTCACATCTGATGACCTCGAAGAGTGTAGGGCGGAAATCATTCTCGGCAACACTTATCACCTCTACCTGCGTCCCGGCGAAAAACTGATTCAACAGATAGGCGGACTGGCGAGATTCAATAGCTGGAACAGACCGACTCTGACTGATTCCGGAGGTTACCAGATCTTCTCCTTACAGGAACTATCCATAATTGATGATGACGGGGTCACCTTTCGCTCCCACCTTGATGGCTCCGAGCATCGTTTCACGCCCGAAAAGGTCATCGATATCCAGATGGCTCTGGGAGCCGATATTATGATGTCCTTTGACCAGTGTGTGCCCTATCCCACCGATATCAGGACAGCCGAAAGCGGAGTGCACCGAACATATTCCTGGGCAAAGCGGGGTCTTTGTCGTTATCTGGAGTTATGCAACTTGGTGGAGGTCAAATCATCGCTCTTTGGCATTGTCCAGGGCTCTGTTTATGAATCATTGCGAAAACTTTCGGCGGAGCAGATTGTCTCACTCGATTTTCCCGGGTACGCCATCGGAGGATTAGCGGTCGGCGAATCAAAAGAGGAGCGGGAAGAGATGCTGCCGCTGACGATTGAATATCTTCCGGGGGACAAACCTCGCTATCTTATGGGGGTCGGCTACCCCGAGGATATCCTGACCGCGGTTTCTTATGGAATCGATATGTTTGATTGCGTTCTGCCGACCCGCAACGCCCGCACCGGAATGGTTTTTACATCCGAGGGTCCCCTGGTCTTCAGGAACGCCGATTGCGCTGATGATGAGCGCCCCCTTGACCCCAACTGCGACTGCAAAGTATGCCGACGATACAGTCGTGCCTATATCCGTCATCTTTACAACCAGCGCGAAATCACCGCCCTGATTCTCGCCAGCTATCATTCAACTTATTTCTATCAAAAATTGATGAGAGATATCCGCGCCAGCATTGAAAACGGCTCCTTCAGCGCCTTTAGTAGCCGCTTCCTTGATAGATATCTAAGGGGAGAAAATATATCCCAGGGTAATTCTTAA
- a CDS encoding isoprenyl transferase — protein MSSDADNLRSKIDPKSVPLHIAIIMDGNGRWAKKRNLPRTAGHEAGVEAVREVVKAAAEVGVKYLTLYTFSVENWKRPREEVTAIMRLLTRTTKREVDELNRNNVRLITTGRIEGLSPTRRRVLAVATAKTKKNTGMVLNLALNYGGRSEIIDAVKAIASSVKSGLINPIDINEELFANYLYTAGLPDPDLLVRTSGEKRLSNFLLWQTSYTELYITDVLWPDFGRKELFAAIIDYQGRERRFGKI, from the coding sequence ATGTCGAGCGACGCCGACAATCTGAGAAGCAAGATTGACCCCAAATCTGTACCTCTCCATATCGCCATTATTATGGACGGCAACGGACGCTGGGCGAAAAAGCGGAATCTTCCCCGAACAGCCGGGCATGAAGCCGGCGTGGAGGCGGTGCGGGAAGTCGTCAAGGCGGCTGCCGAAGTCGGAGTCAAATATTTAACTCTCTATACTTTCTCCGTCGAAAACTGGAAAAGACCGAGAGAAGAAGTCACTGCCATTATGCGACTTTTGACCCGCACCACCAAAAGAGAAGTAGATGAGTTAAATCGCAACAATGTCCGCCTGATAACTACGGGGCGAATTGAAGGTTTATCGCCCACCCGCAGGCGGGTGCTGGCGGTGGCTACCGCCAAGACCAAAAAGAATACCGGCATGGTGCTGAATCTTGCCCTCAACTATGGCGGACGTTCCGAAATCATAGACGCCGTTAAAGCGATTGCCTCTTCGGTCAAATCGGGACTTATAAATCCTATCGATATTAATGAAGAACTTTTCGCCAATTATTTGTACACGGCCGGACTTCCCGACCCCGACCTGCTCGTCCGGACTTCCGGAGAAAAGCGCCTGTCAAATTTTCTTCTCTGGCAAACCAGCTATACGGAACTATATATAACCGATGTCCTCTGGCCCGATTTTGGCCGCAAGGAGCTTTTTGCGGCTATCATTGACTATCAGGGACGCGAAAGACGATTCGGGAAAATCTGA
- a CDS encoding phosphatidate cytidylyltransferase, translating into MSANLITRIIVAVIFGPLIIAIGYLGGGWLMGLVLLLSTIGIIEFLINSRFKPSSALFWVALVSTAGMVTVSMLASITASLTLFVIFFLTAGMISAAESDRPLNLFARLTTLTWGVAYIGFLYPFVYHLHYIMPPKGGDWLLFLFGTIWLSDTIAMWVGKSMGHRKLAPHISPGKTVEGFLGGLFGGLIVGMILGFWRLSDIIMVLLLFTGVIISFVGQLGDLVESIWKRSLGIKDSSGIIPGHGGILDRFDSLLFAAPALYLILKYLIYG; encoded by the coding sequence ATGAGCGCCAATCTTATCACCCGTATCATCGTTGCTGTTATCTTCGGACCCTTAATTATTGCTATTGGTTATCTGGGGGGCGGATGGCTTATGGGGCTGGTGTTGCTTCTCTCAACCATTGGTATTATTGAGTTCCTGATAAACAGCCGCTTTAAGCCCTCCAGCGCTCTTTTCTGGGTGGCTCTGGTCTCTACCGCCGGAATGGTAACGGTTTCCATGCTGGCTTCTATCACGGCGTCATTGACTCTCTTTGTCATATTCTTTCTGACCGCCGGCATGATAAGCGCCGCCGAAAGTGACCGTCCCCTGAATCTCTTCGCGCGACTGACCACGCTCACCTGGGGAGTCGCTTATATCGGTTTTCTCTATCCTTTCGTTTATCACCTTCATTATATAATGCCGCCCAAAGGGGGAGACTGGCTTCTCTTTCTATTCGGCACCATCTGGCTGTCCGATACCATCGCCATGTGGGTCGGCAAGAGTATGGGACATAGGAAATTGGCGCCCCATATATCCCCCGGCAAGACGGTCGAAGGATTCCTCGGCGGTCTGTTTGGAGGGCTCATAGTAGGAATGATTCTTGGGTTCTGGAGACTCTCCGATATCATAATGGTGCTGCTTCTCTTCACCGGTGTTATCATATCGTTTGTCGGGCAGCTGGGCGATCTGGTGGAATCTATCTGGAAACGCTCTCTGGGCATCAAAGATTCATCCGGCATCATTCCCGGTCATGGCGGGATACTCGACCGTTTTGATTCGCTCCTCTTTGCCGCCCCGGCGCTTTATCTGATTCTAAAATATCTTATCTATGGATAG
- a CDS encoding UbiA family prenyltransferase, with protein sequence MAMKVIDFIFAARPMLLLPVWSIFLLTYHTISPGEPLPPSAFAKLISVSLMTAGIYYINQYFDYQTDLINRKLGFLQKGFISHREIIAAYLSVSILAFIISLFVEAVFALLVGIVFVFGFFYSAPPLRFKDRPVAGLLANMVGYGLALPLSLTYDIITAKSRLIALAVYFSLVVGATFLLTIIPDRPGDAAARKQTAAQFMSDSALLAISSALVTLAAGLMFAFEIYPLAVVTLAALALYLMTLIFRNRAFLLFSCKFPVLLVSVLAGWYFPGYLVFILVLMAASRLYYKKRFGISYPRLI encoded by the coding sequence ATGGCGATGAAGGTCATTGACTTCATCTTCGCCGCCCGTCCGATGCTTCTCCTGCCGGTCTGGTCCATCTTCCTTTTGACATATCATACAATCTCTCCCGGAGAACCACTGCCTCCAAGCGCATTCGCGAAACTTATCTCCGTCTCCTTAATGACCGCTGGCATCTATTATATCAATCAATATTTCGATTACCAGACCGACTTGATTAACCGGAAACTCGGCTTTCTGCAAAAGGGATTCATCAGCCATCGGGAGATAATTGCCGCTTACCTTTCCGTCTCAATCCTGGCTTTTATCATTTCACTATTTGTCGAGGCAGTTTTCGCGCTCCTGGTCGGAATTGTCTTTGTATTTGGTTTCTTCTATTCGGCGCCGCCGCTTCGTTTCAAAGACCGACCGGTCGCCGGTCTCCTGGCAAATATGGTCGGTTACGGTTTGGCTCTGCCACTTTCGCTCACTTATGACATTATCACCGCTAAGTCGCGCCTAATCGCTCTGGCTGTCTATTTCAGTCTGGTCGTCGGGGCGACATTCCTATTAACCATAATACCAGACCGGCCCGGTGACGCCGCCGCTCGCAAGCAGACCGCCGCCCAGTTCATGAGCGACAGTGCCCTTCTGGCAATTTCTTCCGCTTTGGTGACGCTCGCCGCTGGATTGATGTTCGCCTTTGAAATCTATCCGCTGGCGGTCGTTACGTTGGCCGCCCTGGCGCTCTACCTGATGACGCTGATATTCCGAAATCGCGCCTTTCTCCTCTTTAGTTGCAAGTTCCCTGTCCTGCTTGTCAGCGTCCTTGCCGGATGGTATTTCCCTGGTTATCTGGTTTTCATTCTTGTCTTGATGGCAGCCAGCCGGTTATATTATAAGAAGAGATTTGGAATAAGCTATCCGAGGTTGATTTGA